From Elephas maximus indicus isolate mEleMax1 chromosome 1, mEleMax1 primary haplotype, whole genome shotgun sequence, a single genomic window includes:
- the LOC126086001 gene encoding protein CutA-like, translated as MPALLPVASRLLLLPRALLSMASGSPPSQPSPALGSGYVPGSVSAAFVACPKEKVAKEIASYEWKGKIEEDSEVLMMIKTQSSLVPALTDFVRSVHPYEVADVIALPVEQGTSPYPHWVRQVTESVSDSSTVLP; from the coding sequence ATGCCAGCACTGCTGCCTGTGGCCTCCCGCCTTCTGTTGCTACCCCGAGCCCTGCTCTCCATGGCCTCTGGAAGCCCCCCGTCCCAGCCCTCGCCGGCGCTGGGCTCCGGTTACGTCCCTGGCTCGGTCTCAGCGGCCTTTGTCGCCTGTCCCAAAGAGAAGGTCGCCAAGGAGATCGCCAGTTATGAGTGGAAAGGAAAGATTGAGGAGGACAGTGAAGTGCTAATGATGATTAAAACCCAAAGTTCCTTGGTTCCAGCTTTGACAGATTTTGTTCGTTCTGTGCACCCTTATGAAGTTGCAGACGTGATTGCATTGCCTGTGGAGCAGGGGACCTCCCCATATCCGCATTGGGTGCGCCAGGTCACAGAATCCGTTTCTGACTCCAGCACAGTCCTACCGTGA